One Melospiza melodia melodia isolate bMelMel2 chromosome 1, bMelMel2.pri, whole genome shotgun sequence genomic window carries:
- the PRDM14 gene encoding LOW QUALITY PROTEIN: PR domain zinc finger protein 14 (The sequence of the model RefSeq protein was modified relative to this genomic sequence to represent the inferred CDS: substituted 1 base at 1 genomic stop codon) codes for MALSLAGESVPGDGGDSFGISPAGLASYYPSFLPPAHYFETAPDFFQPLKPLGELVPSPSPLPPFTYSRVPAFLSQPPPPGAPGSLSPPYPSPPRRAARSPGADGAAGQSCRYHFTEEELNAVLYGALRSSQPTGNLHAISGLRVSPAGSGKGVFDPAQSTPGRQVAPCGQVQPCSRKGFRFCRRCGLGRPAAGPGLAAAARRXVGVPERPPPVRPAALSPLSPAGLSVLRVAYGDVSQLGVFCTDPIPKGVRFGPFQGKVVNTSEIKTYDDNSLMWEIFEYGGLSHFIDGKGAAGNWMSLVNCARFPEEQNLTAIQCQGQIFYETCKEIFPNQELLVWYGDCYVQFLGIPISLKGTAEGKKPPQHPEEAGESFKCERCGKVFAYKYYRDKHLKYTRCVDQGDRKFPCHLCDRSFEKRDRLRIHILHVHEKHRPHKCSVCGKSFSQSSSLNKHMRVHSGERPYKCVYCNKAFTASSILRTHIRQHSGEKPFKCKHCGKAFASHAAHDSHVRRTHSKDKGCTCSVCGQHFPQQEDYSFHLKIHAAH; via the exons ATGGCTCTGTCCCTGGCCGGCGAGTCCGTCCCCGGAGACGGCGGAGACTCGTTCGGGATAAGCCCCGCCGGCCTCGCCTCCTACTACCCCTCTTTTCTCCCACCCGCCCACTACTTCGAGACGGCCCCCGACTTCTTCCAGCCCCTGAAACCTCTGGGCGAACTGGTTCCCTCCCCTTCGCCTCTGCCTCCCTTCACTTACAGCAGGGTCCCCGCTTTTCTGAGCCAGCCGCCCCCTC CGGGGGCGCCGGGGTCGCTCTCGCCGCCCTACCCGAGCCCCCCGCGCAGGGCTGCCCGCAGTCCGGGGGCAGACGGGGCGGCGGGACAGAGCTGCAGGTACCACTTCACCGAGGAGGAGCTCAACGCGGTGCTCTACGGGGCACTCCGGAGCAGCCAGCCCACCGGGAATCTCCACGCCATCTCGGGGCTCCGGGTGTCCCCCGCCGGCTCGGGTAAGGGGGTCTTTGACCCGGCACAGAGTACCCCTGGGCGGCAGGTCGCTCCTTGCGGCCAGGT ACAGCCATGCTCAAGG AAGGGGTTCCGCTTTTGCAGGCGCTGCGGACTCGGCCGCCCCGCTGCTGGACCGGGACTCGCTGCAGCTGCCCGAAGGTAGGTAGGTGTCCCGGAGCGCCCGCCGCCCGTCCGCCCTGCCGCGCTCAGCCCCCTGTCCCCCGCAGGGCTCTCGGTGCTGCGGGTGGCCTACGGGGACGTGTCTCAGCTCGGAGTCTTCTGTACGGACCCCATCCCGAAAGGAGTCCGCTTCGGCCCTTTCCAAGGCAAAGTGGTCAACACGAGCGAGATCAAGACTTACGACGACAACTCGCTGATGTGGGAG ATCTTTGAATACGGTGGCCTGAGCCACTTTATCGACGGGAAGGGCGCCGCTGGCAACTGGATGTCCCTGGTGAACTGTGCCAGGTTCCCCGAGGAGCAGAATTTGACGGCTATCCAGTGCCAGGGACAAATCTTCTACGAGACCTGCAAGGAAATCTTTCCgaaccaggagctgctggtgtggTACGGCGATTGCTACGTGCAATTCCTGGGCATCCCCATCAGCTTGAAGGGCACGGCGGAGGGGAAGAAACCCCCGCAGCACCCCGAAG AAGCCGGGGAGAGCTTCAAGTGCGAGCGCTGCGGCAAAGTGTTTGCCTACAAGTACTACCGGGACAAACACCTCAAGTACACCCGCTGCGTGGACCAGGGGGACCGCAAATTTCCTTGTCACCTTTGTGACCGATCCTTTGAAAAAAGAGACAGGCTGAGGATCCACATTCTCCACGTTCACGAAAAGCACAGACCTCACAAG tgctctgtgtgtgggaagagcttttctCAATCCTCCAGCCTGAACAAACACATGAGGGTTCACTCTGGGGAGCGCCCCTACAAATGTGTCTACTGCAACAAG GCGTTCACAGCGTCCAGCATCCTGCGCACTCACATCCGCCAGCACTCGGGGGAGAAGCCCTTCAAGTGCAAGCACTGCGGCAAAGCCTTCGCCTCGCACGCCGCCCACGACAGCCACGTGCGGCGCACGCACAGCAAGGACAAGGGCTGCACCTGCTCCGTGTGCGGCCAGCACTTCCCCCAGCAGGAGGATTACAGCTTCCACCTCAAGATCCATGCTGCTCATTAG